In Aquimarina sp. TRL1, a single window of DNA contains:
- a CDS encoding acetate--CoA ligase family protein — protein sequence MVNEQLINPASIVIVGGSNDIKKPGGKIVKNCIDGGYQGTLSIVNPKENKVQGIPSYQNIKDIPDTELAILAIPAKYCLSSVQMLLEEKNTKAFIIISAGFSEADEEGAVLEQKISTLIHKHNACLIGPNCIGVSNNHYKGVFTTPIPPFDAGGCDLISSSGATAVFIMEAGIPLGVKFASMYSIGNGAQIGAEEILEYMDMHYVHTVSPPVKLLYLETIKNPGKFLKHASSLINKGAKIAAIKAGSTSEGSRAATSHTGAIASSDMTIRALFKKAGIVYCSSREELISVASIFNYKELKGKNIAIITHAGGSAVMLTDVLSKGGLQIPPITGEEATALQHFLHPGSSVNNPIDFLATGTAEQLGIIIDYCEHKFDHIDAMVVVFGSPGLFDVENVYNVLSVKLDICKKPIFPVLPSIVNAQKEIQTFLAKGNINFPDEVVLGKALAQVYKTPAPTPSEVTLPEIDKETIRHLIDASDDGYLSPERTISLIDATGIPRVPEIIDASKKEFLKKSKEIGFPMVMKVVGPIHKSDHQGVLLNINTATEAETAFDQLMSIKGAIAVMAQPMISGIELFVGVKKETGFTHTILCGLGGIFIEILNDVAAGLSPISKIEASRMIQSLKGYKILQGTRGKKGINETYFIDIIQRISALVSIAPEISEMDINPLIGNSKGITAVDVRIKICKTIDEPSSLIIT from the coding sequence ATGGTAAACGAGCAACTCATCAATCCGGCAAGCATTGTTATTGTTGGTGGATCTAACGATATTAAAAAACCAGGAGGTAAAATTGTAAAAAACTGTATTGATGGTGGATATCAGGGGACACTATCTATTGTCAATCCTAAAGAAAACAAGGTACAGGGAATACCTTCATATCAAAATATAAAAGATATTCCTGACACAGAGTTAGCTATATTGGCAATCCCTGCAAAATACTGTCTGAGCAGTGTACAAATGCTCCTCGAAGAAAAAAACACAAAAGCATTTATCATCATATCTGCTGGTTTTTCGGAAGCTGATGAAGAGGGGGCTGTCTTAGAACAGAAAATTAGTACCTTAATTCACAAGCATAATGCCTGCCTTATAGGACCTAATTGTATTGGTGTTTCCAATAACCATTACAAAGGCGTGTTCACTACTCCCATTCCTCCTTTTGACGCGGGTGGCTGTGACCTTATTTCCAGTTCTGGAGCCACAGCGGTATTTATTATGGAAGCTGGAATTCCCCTTGGGGTAAAATTTGCTTCTATGTATTCTATTGGCAATGGAGCGCAAATCGGAGCAGAAGAAATACTAGAATATATGGATATGCACTATGTACATACTGTATCTCCTCCTGTAAAGCTTCTCTACCTGGAAACGATTAAAAACCCTGGAAAATTTTTGAAACACGCTTCTTCTTTAATCAATAAAGGAGCCAAAATAGCGGCAATCAAGGCAGGAAGTACGTCTGAAGGAAGCAGAGCGGCAACATCTCATACAGGAGCAATTGCCAGTTCTGATATGACGATTAGAGCCTTGTTTAAAAAAGCAGGAATTGTATATTGTAGCAGTAGAGAAGAATTGATAAGTGTTGCCTCTATTTTTAATTATAAAGAGCTAAAAGGAAAAAATATAGCGATTATAACGCATGCAGGTGGCTCTGCAGTGATGCTCACCGATGTACTCTCCAAAGGAGGGTTACAAATTCCACCGATTACAGGAGAAGAGGCAACAGCATTGCAGCATTTTTTGCATCCAGGGTCTTCTGTTAATAATCCCATTGATTTTTTAGCAACAGGTACGGCAGAACAGCTCGGAATTATTATTGATTATTGTGAGCATAAATTTGACCATATCGACGCTATGGTTGTCGTTTTTGGCAGTCCTGGCTTATTTGATGTGGAAAACGTATACAATGTATTAAGTGTAAAACTTGACATCTGTAAGAAGCCTATTTTCCCTGTGCTTCCTTCTATTGTCAATGCTCAAAAAGAAATCCAAACCTTTTTAGCCAAAGGAAATATCAATTTCCCGGATGAAGTCGTTCTCGGAAAAGCATTAGCACAAGTATACAAAACTCCAGCCCCTACTCCTTCTGAAGTCACATTACCCGAAATAGACAAAGAAACGATTCGACATCTCATTGATGCTTCTGATGACGGTTACCTCTCTCCGGAAAGAACCATTTCCTTAATTGATGCAACAGGAATTCCACGAGTTCCTGAAATTATAGATGCATCCAAAAAAGAGTTTCTAAAAAAAAGTAAGGAAATTGGATTTCCTATGGTAATGAAAGTAGTAGGACCAATCCATAAATCTGATCATCAAGGCGTGCTTCTTAATATCAATACCGCAACAGAAGCGGAGACTGCCTTCGATCAATTAATGTCAATTAAAGGAGCAATCGCTGTGATGGCACAACCTATGATCTCAGGAATAGAACTTTTTGTGGGGGTTAAAAAAGAAACAGGATTTACTCATACAATCTTATGTGGTCTGGGAGGAATCTTTATCGAAATCCTAAACGATGTAGCCGCCGGACTTAGTCCAATCTCTAAGATAGAAGCTTCTCGTATGATTCAATCACTCAAAGGATATAAAATACTACAAGGAACCCGAGGAAAAAAAGGAATCAACGAAACCTACTTTATAGATATCATCCAACGTATTTCAGCATTAGTATCAATAGCTCCCGAGATTTCAGAAATGGATATCAATCCATTAATAGGGAATTCTAAAGGAATTACAGCTGTTGATGTTCGCATTAAAATTTGCAAAACAATAGATGAACCATCATCCCTTATTATAACATAA